One genomic window of Ilyobacter polytropus DSM 2926 includes the following:
- a CDS encoding YveK family protein has translation MFKKSRYEEDINTHWMEEDDEIELMDLLFILIRRWKMIIAIAVPVIIIGLTYAVLKPAMYKAETTLMVSSGQIYSVEKLDSSEISKNQKLVSSYTEVARSKSIMKNVIKRLGLEAEPEEIAKLVKVTPVDETEFIKISYTDINARKATLMVNEVSKEFMLKIRDLMNFENLKIVEKAEIPTKPESRKRVLIVAISGVLGIMLGVFGAFLVEFLHSNIRKPEDLQNIMGCKIIANVPDFEKIEAEVKR, from the coding sequence ATGTTTAAAAAATCACGTTATGAGGAAGATATAAATACACACTGGATGGAAGAAGACGATGAAATAGAGTTAATGGATCTGCTTTTTATTCTTATCAGAAGATGGAAAATGATAATTGCAATCGCTGTACCAGTAATAATAATAGGTCTGACATATGCTGTATTAAAACCGGCTATGTACAAAGCCGAGACTACTCTCATGGTATCTAGCGGTCAGATATACTCTGTGGAAAAGCTGGATAGTTCTGAAATATCAAAAAATCAAAAGCTTGTATCTTCATATACAGAAGTTGCCAGAAGTAAGAGTATCATGAAAAATGTAATAAAAAGACTAGGACTAGAAGCAGAGCCTGAGGAGATAGCAAAACTTGTAAAAGTGACTCCTGTAGATGAGACAGAATTTATAAAGATCAGCTATACAGATATAAATGCCCGTAAGGCTACTCTTATGGTAAATGAAGTATCAAAAGAGTTTATGCTTAAAATAAGAGATCTTATGAATTTTGAAAACTTGAAAATAGTGGAAAAGGCGGAAATACCAACAAAACCAGAATCTAGAAAAAGAGTACTGATAGTAGCCATATCTGGAGTTTTGGGGATTATGCTAGGAGTATTTGGAGCCTTTTTAGTGGAGTTTTTACACAGCAATATAAGAAAACCAGAGGACCTTCAAAATATAATGGGATGCAAAATTATAGCCAATGTCCCTGACTTTGAAAAAATAGAAGCAGAGGTGAAAAGATAA
- a CDS encoding CpsD/CapB family tyrosine-protein kinase: MTERKLYFKLDGQSPVAESLRVLRTNIHFIDEKEKKTVVVTSAIPKEGKSFIAANYAMSEAMVGKKVLLLDCDLRRPRAHSTFGVEGRHGLSEVLMGERNVEELIVKEVEKNLDLLPTKPMEQNVTELLQSKKMESLVEEVQEKYDLVVIDTAPLMVATDAAILSKISDGVIFVNGYDMVSKKELLYAKEILSSAGANIYGMVVNKIDNSGYGYGYKSHGYYNNNYRYYQDYIKEDK, translated from the coding sequence ATGACAGAAAGAAAACTGTATTTTAAATTAGATGGTCAAAGTCCAGTAGCAGAATCTCTGAGGGTACTGAGGACAAATATTCACTTTATAGATGAAAAAGAGAAAAAAACCGTAGTGGTAACAAGTGCAATCCCAAAAGAGGGAAAGAGTTTTATCGCAGCAAACTATGCCATGAGTGAGGCTATGGTTGGGAAAAAGGTATTATTGCTAGACTGTGACCTAAGAAGACCTAGGGCCCATTCTACTTTTGGAGTAGAAGGGAGACATGGATTATCTGAAGTTTTAATGGGTGAAAGAAATGTGGAAGAACTAATTGTAAAAGAGGTAGAGAAGAATCTAGACCTGCTTCCTACTAAGCCTATGGAGCAGAATGTTACAGAGTTGCTTCAGAGTAAAAAAATGGAGAGTTTAGTAGAAGAAGTTCAGGAAAAATATGATCTTGTAGTGATAGATACAGCACCTCTTATGGTTGCCACAGATGCGGCTATATTGTCAAAAATATCAGACGGAGTAATATTTGTAAATGGATATGATATGGTCTCAAAGAAAGAACTTTTATATGCAAAGGAGATACTCTCTAGTGCCGGAGCCAATATCTACGGAATGGTAGTAAACAAGATAGATAACAGTGGTTACGGATATGGGTATAAAAGTCACGGATATTACAACAATAACTATAGATACTATCAGGATTATATAAAGGAAGACAAGTAA
- a CDS encoding tyrosine-protein phosphatase has protein sequence MIDLHCHIIPGIDDGSHNLEESIEMARSAYKLGYKEICCTSHYANGKYENIGYQEKFYELSKALEKEKILIKIHTGNELYLDPEGLKAVAEGKVNPMGNSNYLLVEAAVGMTSESLIKAIEKIIQLGYKPVLAHVERYFFLTINDVKKIEKLGVVLQVNLSSFSNSLKKRTRALLDKNVIHIVASDSHGSVKRNYENAATGLHELEKIAGKNRTKLLTEINPKRILEDCQIEGGGHEKEQDINSSFFSSFFGKFFRR, from the coding sequence ATGATAGACCTGCATTGCCATATAATTCCAGGAATAGATGACGGATCACATAATCTAGAAGAATCAATAGAGATGGCAAGATCAGCCTATAAACTGGGCTATAAGGAAATATGCTGTACTTCTCATTATGCCAATGGAAAGTATGAGAATATAGGTTATCAAGAAAAATTTTATGAGTTGTCAAAAGCCCTGGAAAAAGAAAAGATTCTGATAAAGATACACACTGGAAATGAACTTTATCTGGATCCTGAAGGATTGAAGGCAGTGGCAGAGGGAAAGGTAAATCCAATGGGGAACAGCAACTATCTCCTAGTGGAAGCCGCCGTAGGGATGACTTCTGAGTCGTTAATCAAGGCAATAGAAAAAATTATACAGCTGGGATACAAGCCTGTGCTGGCCCATGTTGAAAGATACTTCTTTCTCACAATAAATGATGTGAAAAAAATAGAAAAGCTGGGAGTTGTTCTACAGGTTAATCTCAGCTCATTCTCTAACTCACTGAAAAAAAGAACCAGAGCTCTTTTGGATAAAAACGTAATCCACATAGTGGCATCTGATTCTCACGGCAGTGTAAAAAGAAATTATGAAAATGCAGCGACAGGACTACATGAACTGGAGAAAATAGCAGGAAAAAATCGGACAAAGCTTCTGACAGAGATAAATCCCAAGAGGATATTAGAAGACTGTCAGATAGAAGGGGGAGGACATGAAAAGGAACAAGATATTAACAGCAGCTTTTTTAGCAGTTTCTTTGGTAAGTTTTTCAGAAGATAG
- a CDS encoding TolC family protein, with protein MKRNKILTAAFLAVSLVSFSEDRMDLDAVLQEIDKNNPEMRIQNLETKVTDLEKKKFLKDLLPKVNLSIDKDFVEDSEDEKNEWHMEEGLGPQSIGVEIPIYTGGELRAYYNKAKISHEISKKQLNLVKYQIEEEAIKKYFQILNLRKQKEIAQMVIDNLNKQGERLEKLFNNGMLVPKSEVLKVKSNIISNEVIKMRRAEEQRSAEEELLLLLGKSVESQIELDEYLYDDINIDIYNPEKDSQIAIESGSAAIKEELLVDRSKADLKISKSEYLPKIYLDSEYRLKKDDDEYSDYQVSLVADWEIFNWGRTGDDVLQKSTVLEQAEILRDRNLEEIKLNIRNKYRDIKTLYAEVDSQKTKLDLEKENMRIDNLRYVNGMVSSLDYLDSVNRLKSAEEEYYSLQRELVLAVREYENLLK; from the coding sequence ATGAAAAGGAACAAGATATTAACAGCAGCTTTTTTAGCAGTTTCTTTGGTAAGTTTTTCAGAAGATAGAATGGATTTGGATGCAGTTCTACAAGAGATAGATAAAAATAACCCTGAAATGAGAATACAAAATCTGGAAACGAAGGTCACAGACCTAGAAAAAAAGAAGTTTTTAAAAGATTTGCTTCCAAAAGTTAACTTAAGTATTGATAAAGATTTTGTTGAAGACTCTGAAGATGAAAAAAACGAGTGGCATATGGAAGAGGGGTTAGGTCCTCAAAGCATAGGTGTTGAGATACCAATATATACAGGTGGTGAGCTCAGAGCCTACTATAATAAGGCAAAAATATCTCATGAAATTTCAAAAAAACAGCTAAATCTTGTGAAATATCAGATAGAAGAAGAGGCTATAAAAAAATATTTTCAGATCCTAAACCTCAGGAAGCAAAAAGAAATAGCCCAGATGGTTATTGATAACCTAAATAAACAGGGAGAGAGACTAGAGAAATTATTTAACAACGGAATGTTGGTACCTAAATCAGAAGTTTTGAAAGTAAAGTCCAACATCATATCCAATGAAGTTATAAAAATGAGGAGAGCGGAGGAACAGAGATCCGCCGAAGAAGAATTACTCTTATTATTGGGGAAATCAGTGGAAAGTCAGATAGAATTAGATGAATATTTATATGATGATATAAATATTGATATTTATAACCCAGAAAAAGATAGTCAAATTGCAATTGAAAGTGGTAGCGCAGCTATAAAAGAGGAACTTTTGGTAGACAGATCAAAAGCAGATTTGAAAATATCTAAATCAGAATACTTACCTAAAATCTACCTTGATTCTGAGTATAGATTGAAAAAAGATGATGATGAATATTCAGACTATCAAGTATCCTTGGTAGCTGATTGGGAAATATTTAACTGGGGTAGAACTGGAGATGATGTGCTTCAGAAATCTACTGTGTTAGAACAGGCAGAGATTCTACGTGACAGAAATTTGGAAGAGATAAAACTAAATATAAGAAATAAATACAGGGATATAAAGACCCTTTATGCAGAGGTGGACTCACAAAAGACAAAGCTTGATCTAGAAAAGGAAAACATGAGAATAGACAACCTCAGATATGTAAACGGAATGGTTAGTTCACTAGATTATCTAGACTCTGTAAACAGGCTAAAGAGTGCAGAAGAGGAGTATTATTCACTCCAAAGAGAACTAGTCCTTGCAGTGAGGGAGTACGAGAACCTGCTCAAATAA
- a CDS encoding efflux RND transporter periplasmic adaptor subunit, producing the protein MKKKLIIGGAVFLMVLGVAGFALDGKSDEKKVRLEKIVKGDMEESLVFEGIVEPKETMPIYIEASAVVDKILVDEGSEVSAGDSLLEFSAGSKLELERELQMLDLDMKSVEMQIEDLNSGSTKLELDNKQLEIKSLEEEIKGMNRNLKVVSFEAQTFRQQADVKMDLLKQQGVSSVEANEALSDANRKEMELEDLKTSLDLSRQKYELMVLSYDRLKRELNLQENNIKGNLKKFALKRDDLAEKLAKVGEPLKSPIDGIITGIYIEQGTPVRAGSRLMEISKMGENKIKMEIPVYQAKWVIPGQKATITMRESAEDVTYDGKVESVSKTAKVVKTGNYEDRIIEVEVSLENSQGLKPGYATTVEIAGNSKDQVKLVDSIAVMEENGKNYVYVYEGDTVKKTLVEIGAKTLSKYEVLNLAEGTEIVLNSYQVQDGDKVEVLQD; encoded by the coding sequence ATGAAGAAAAAGTTGATAATAGGAGGGGCTGTATTTTTGATGGTCCTGGGGGTAGCTGGATTTGCCCTAGATGGCAAGTCTGATGAAAAAAAAGTGAGGCTGGAAAAAATAGTCAAGGGAGATATGGAAGAGAGTCTTGTATTTGAAGGGATAGTAGAGCCAAAGGAGACTATGCCTATATATATAGAGGCCTCTGCTGTAGTGGACAAGATCCTAGTAGACGAGGGAAGTGAGGTCTCTGCAGGGGATTCGCTGCTAGAATTCAGTGCAGGGTCAAAATTAGAACTAGAGAGAGAACTGCAGATGCTAGACCTTGACATGAAAAGTGTGGAGATGCAGATAGAAGATCTAAACTCAGGGTCTACTAAGCTAGAACTTGATAATAAACAGCTAGAAATAAAGAGCCTAGAAGAAGAGATAAAAGGTATGAACAGAAATCTAAAGGTAGTGTCCTTTGAGGCACAGACTTTTCGTCAGCAGGCTGATGTAAAGATGGACCTACTGAAGCAGCAGGGAGTCTCCTCAGTAGAGGCAAATGAAGCCTTAAGTGATGCCAACAGAAAAGAGATGGAACTAGAAGATCTGAAAACCAGCCTAGATCTATCGAGACAAAAATATGAACTTATGGTTTTAAGTTATGATAGATTGAAAAGAGAGTTAAATTTACAGGAAAATAATATAAAAGGAAACTTAAAGAAGTTCGCCCTAAAAAGAGATGACCTGGCAGAGAAACTGGCCAAGGTGGGGGAACCATTGAAATCACCTATAGACGGGATAATAACTGGCATATACATAGAACAGGGAACACCAGTAAGGGCTGGATCCAGACTTATGGAGATATCCAAGATGGGTGAGAATAAGATAAAAATGGAGATACCTGTGTATCAGGCTAAATGGGTTATCCCAGGACAAAAGGCAACTATAACTATGAGGGAGTCTGCAGAAGATGTAACTTATGATGGGAAAGTAGAAAGTGTATCTAAGACTGCCAAGGTTGTAAAAACAGGAAATTATGAGGACAGGATTATAGAGGTGGAAGTATCTCTAGAAAATTCTCAAGGTCTAAAACCTGGATATGCAACTACTGTGGAGATAGCAGGAAACAGTAAGGACCAGGTAAAATTAGTGGACTCTATAGCGGTAATGGAAGAAAACGGAAAAAACTATGTCTATGTCTATGAGGGAGATACGGTAAAGAAGACCCTTGTAGAGATAGGAGCCAAAACTTTATCTAAGTATGAGGTGCTAAACCTTGCTGAAGGAACAGAGATAGTCTTAAACAGCTACCAGGTCCAAGACGGTGACAAGGTAGAAGTCTTACAAGATTAA
- a CDS encoding GxxExxY protein, whose product MELNELTQKIIGCAIEVHKTLGPGMLESTYEECLKFELEKKGIKVEQQKELPLIYKGLLIENAYKLDLIIEDKIILELKSVEKIKGVHKAQLLTYLKLSNKELGLLINFNVDLLKDGITRLKNRGK is encoded by the coding sequence ATGGAATTAAATGAGCTGACACAAAAAATTATTGGTTGTGCAATAGAAGTCCATAAAACTTTAGGACCCGGGATGCTTGAAAGTACCTATGAGGAATGTCTGAAATTTGAACTGGAAAAAAAAGGTATAAAAGTTGAACAGCAAAAAGAATTGCCGTTAATTTATAAAGGACTGTTAATTGAAAATGCTTATAAGTTGGACCTGATAATTGAGGATAAGATAATATTGGAGTTAAAATCGGTTGAAAAAATTAAAGGTGTGCATAAGGCACAATTATTGACCTATCTTAAATTGTCAAATAAAGAGCTGGGGCTATTAATTAATTTCAACGTGGATCTATTGAAAGATGGAATAACAAGGTTAAAAAATAGGGGAAAATAG
- a CDS encoding ABC transporter permease codes for MSFWMAWKMIWENKKRSLFSLCGVLMGISSIIVIFSLAEGGKDLIKSDLSSLAENRVMIGGENLSVRDGNLLEDIPFVKYAFFPDAKRDTGELILTGYSQKSLLAMGYPSNLKDREILLEENTSKKLYGDADPSGKEIELGERKEKYIIQGVYREKNPLESVNDRETGITSLSNLANMTGLNRFSKVVVSFYEEEDGEKLAPLIIDRLKNVHGGRGDYIIMENSGKYKKVEKIKNTLNIFLAAIGLVALIMGGLGISNLMAAMVRERTPHIGILRAMGAGKNFIMTTFLIEAACISVTGGIIGIIAGVNGSKVIGKLIEVPPIFMGKHIVMTLVVSGLLGVAFGILPAKKAADMDTVEALRV; via the coding sequence ATGAGTTTCTGGATGGCTTGGAAGATGATATGGGAGAATAAAAAGCGGAGCCTTTTTTCCCTCTGTGGGGTGCTCATGGGGATAAGCTCTATAATAGTTATATTTTCCCTGGCTGAGGGTGGGAAGGACCTTATAAAAAGCGATCTTTCCAGCCTGGCTGAAAACAGGGTAATGATAGGGGGAGAAAACTTATCTGTAAGAGACGGAAACTTACTAGAAGATATTCCCTTTGTGAAATATGCCTTTTTTCCAGATGCCAAAAGGGATACAGGTGAACTTATCCTTACAGGCTACTCACAAAAATCCCTTTTAGCTATGGGATATCCCAGCAATCTAAAAGACAGAGAGATACTCCTCGAGGAAAATACTTCCAAGAAACTCTATGGTGATGCTGACCCAAGTGGTAAAGAGATAGAATTGGGTGAAAGAAAAGAAAAGTATATTATCCAAGGTGTCTATAGAGAAAAAAATCCTCTGGAATCTGTAAATGATAGGGAAACTGGAATAACCTCTCTCTCAAATTTAGCGAATATGACAGGCTTAAATAGGTTTTCTAAGGTTGTTGTGTCCTTTTATGAGGAAGAAGACGGAGAAAAACTGGCTCCCTTGATAATAGACAGGCTAAAAAATGTCCACGGAGGACGGGGAGACTATATTATCATGGAAAACTCAGGAAAGTATAAGAAGGTAGAGAAGATAAAAAATACTCTGAATATATTCCTAGCTGCCATAGGCTTGGTGGCTCTCATCATGGGTGGACTTGGAATAAGCAACCTCATGGCGGCCATGGTAAGGGAAAGGACTCCACATATAGGAATACTCCGTGCCATGGGGGCAGGGAAAAACTTCATCATGACCACTTTCCTTATAGAGGCTGCCTGTATATCAGTAACAGGGGGAATCATAGGGATAATAGCAGGGGTAAATGGATCAAAAGTCATCGGGAAGCTTATAGAGGTGCCTCCGATATTCATGGGGAAACATATTGTTATGACTCTTGTTGTGTCGGGTTTACTTGGGGTGGCCTTTGGGATATTGCCTGCCAAGAAAGCGGCTGACATGGATACTGTGGAGGCTCTGAGGGTATAA
- a CDS encoding exopolysaccharide biosynthesis polyprenyl glycosylphosphotransferase translates to MRHLKNAGMRSVYISILFLISLILFDHYGLKRNIVFYGGFLLISIFYYLFDLFNFDVQKYRVSSLITSGLINILGIIISYIFTKNLGYIKFFVSFYFIHHIIRYILLLVFTKKIRVAIIGNRDKTGSIIEYLRISDKYKYMGSFNVGTETGEGTTYWDIKNLNKIVKEEKINKIIVADTRHDKEISKQLLKIKLNGVKVVDHLTFNQEVKGKIEIEHVDDNWLLYDYGFHIFHNNIQKRVKRLFDIIFTIIIFIPAFPIMVMSALIIKYESPGPIFFKQKRIGLGNEPFEMLKFRSMKLHDPNEHSKYAGENDDRITKYGKFMRKMRIDELPQLWNVIRGDMSFVGPRAEWDELCYAYMEKIPYYNVRHSVQPGLTGWAQVMYPYGAGIEDAKRKFEYDLYYIKHQSFITDLLIFFKTIKTVVFGRGR, encoded by the coding sequence ATGAGACATTTGAAAAATGCAGGGATGAGATCAGTCTATATATCAATTTTGTTTCTGATAAGCTTGATTTTATTTGATCATTACGGTCTTAAGCGTAATATTGTATTTTATGGAGGGTTTTTGTTGATCTCTATTTTTTACTATCTGTTTGATCTATTTAATTTTGATGTCCAGAAATATAGAGTTAGCAGTTTAATCACTTCTGGATTGATAAATATTCTTGGAATTATTATATCTTATATTTTTACAAAGAATCTTGGTTATATAAAGTTTTTTGTAAGTTTTTATTTTATTCACCATATTATCAGATATATTCTGCTTCTCGTTTTCACAAAAAAAATCCGAGTGGCAATAATCGGTAACAGAGACAAGACAGGAAGTATTATCGAATATCTAAGGATAAGTGATAAGTATAAATATATGGGTAGTTTTAATGTCGGTACTGAAACAGGTGAAGGCACAACCTACTGGGATATAAAAAATCTAAATAAAATTGTAAAAGAAGAAAAAATAAATAAAATAATAGTTGCTGATACCAGGCATGATAAAGAAATTTCAAAACAATTATTAAAAATCAAATTAAACGGAGTAAAGGTAGTCGACCACCTAACCTTTAACCAAGAGGTAAAAGGGAAAATAGAGATAGAACATGTGGATGATAATTGGCTTTTATATGACTACGGATTCCATATATTTCATAATAATATTCAGAAGAGAGTGAAGAGACTTTTTGATATTATATTTACCATTATAATCTTTATACCTGCTTTTCCAATAATGGTTATGTCAGCCTTGATTATAAAATATGAAAGCCCAGGTCCAATATTTTTTAAACAAAAGAGGATAGGCTTGGGAAATGAACCTTTTGAAATGCTTAAATTCAGATCGATGAAACTGCATGACCCAAATGAACATTCTAAGTATGCAGGGGAAAATGATGATAGGATCACTAAGTACGGGAAGTTTATGAGAAAAATGAGAATAGACGAACTTCCTCAACTGTGGAATGTGATAAGAGGAGATATGAGCTTCGTAGGTCCAAGGGCAGAATGGGATGAACTTTGCTATGCTTACATGGAGAAAATACCTTATTATAATGTAAGGCACTCTGTGCAGCCGGGACTCACAGGATGGGCACAGGTAATGTACCCATATGGAGCAGGTATAGAGGATGCAAAGAGAAAGTTTGAGTATGATCTCTACTATATAAAGCATCAGAGTTTTATAACCGATCTACTGATATTTTTTAAGACCATTAAAACAGTTGTGTTTGGGAGAGGAAGATAG
- a CDS encoding glycosyltransferase family 4 protein, translating into MKKLMFVANTSWYLYNFRHGILERLIKDGYTVQILAPEDKYSKNLVEMGCEFYHIDTDGKTKNPLKDLGLLINYYKMLKKLKPDMIFNSTIKPNIYASMAASILKIDVINNVSGLGNIFINNNLTTKLVKILYRIAFRNSKKVFFQNDDDMKLFLDNKLVTEDFCGRLPGSGVNTEKFKPMEKKPSDKIKFILIARMLWDKGIGEYVETARVLNKKYNNLEFQLLGHLNFDNPTAISKEQMDKWVEEGIVSYLGLSDDVREQIKEADCVVLPSKYREGVPKTLIEAAAMEKPIITTDNVGCRDIVEDGHNGFLCKPKSVESLVRKIEYFLKLSEENRDVLGKNGRIKVEREFDEKIVIEKYFEEINRG; encoded by the coding sequence TTGAAAAAATTAATGTTTGTTGCGAATACATCATGGTATCTTTATAATTTTCGACATGGAATTCTAGAGAGATTGATAAAGGATGGTTATACTGTCCAGATACTAGCTCCAGAGGACAAATACAGCAAAAATCTTGTTGAGATGGGTTGTGAGTTTTATCATATTGATACAGATGGCAAAACAAAAAATCCATTAAAGGATTTGGGACTTCTCATAAATTATTATAAGATGTTAAAAAAATTAAAACCGGATATGATATTTAACAGCACAATAAAGCCGAATATATATGCCAGCATGGCTGCGTCAATACTTAAAATAGACGTGATAAATAACGTCAGTGGTCTGGGGAATATTTTTATAAACAATAACCTGACGACAAAATTGGTAAAGATACTATACAGAATTGCATTCAGGAATTCTAAAAAGGTTTTTTTCCAGAATGATGACGATATGAAGTTATTCTTAGATAATAAACTTGTGACAGAAGATTTTTGTGGAAGGCTACCTGGATCAGGAGTAAACACAGAAAAATTTAAGCCTATGGAAAAAAAACCTAGTGATAAAATCAAGTTTATTTTGATTGCAAGAATGCTTTGGGACAAAGGTATAGGGGAATATGTAGAGACGGCAAGGGTTTTGAATAAGAAATACAATAATCTTGAGTTTCAGCTTTTGGGGCACCTTAATTTCGACAATCCCACGGCAATAAGTAAGGAACAGATGGATAAATGGGTTGAAGAAGGGATAGTTAGCTATCTGGGCCTTTCTGACGATGTGAGGGAGCAGATAAAGGAAGCAGACTGTGTAGTCCTTCCATCTAAATATAGAGAGGGAGTCCCGAAAACTCTTATAGAGGCAGCTGCAATGGAGAAACCTATTATAACAACTGATAATGTAGGATGCAGGGATATAGTAGAGGATGGTCATAATGGGTTTCTATGTAAACCTAAAAGTGTAGAGAGTTTAGTTAGAAAAATAGAATACTTTCTTAAACTAAGCGAAGAAAATAGAGATGTTTTGGGTAAGAATGGAAGGATAAAAGTAGAAAGAGAATTTGATGAAAAGATAGTGATAGAAAAATATTTTGAAGAAATAAATAGGGGATAA
- a CDS encoding ATP-grasp fold amidoligase family protein has product MRLKRMLKNVIRDSLRMVMPKLWYLKLRFYLTHGYRLNLKKSKTWNEKIQYRKLNCDSEFLSNFTDKIVVRDYVKEIIGEEYLIPLLGYYEKITPKDIENLPKSFVIKTSNGSGGENIKVIWDKNKEDIIKLCKQFNKYLDMKIGHKIDELYYDVKRPRILVEKLMLDENGNIPMDLKFHTFVNGGKPSYIIQVDLSRFEDHSRDWYGENWELLDLKQTYKRSNEILSEPKKFNQMKEIAHKLVKNFNYCRVDLYNLDGEIYFGELTFCHGSGWEKIEPREWDYKMGEMWYEDR; this is encoded by the coding sequence ATGAGATTAAAAAGAATGTTAAAGAATGTTATAAGAGACAGTTTGAGGATGGTTATGCCAAAATTATGGTATCTAAAGTTAAGGTTTTATTTAACCCATGGATATAGACTAAACTTAAAAAAATCTAAGACATGGAATGAAAAAATTCAATATAGAAAACTAAATTGTGATTCAGAATTTTTATCAAATTTTACAGATAAAATAGTAGTAAGAGATTATGTAAAAGAAATAATAGGAGAAGAGTATTTAATTCCACTTTTAGGTTATTATGAAAAAATTACTCCTAAAGATATAGAAAATCTTCCAAAAAGTTTTGTTATAAAAACAAGTAATGGTTCAGGAGGCGAAAATATAAAAGTAATATGGGATAAAAATAAAGAAGATATTATTAAGTTATGTAAACAATTTAATAAGTATTTAGATATGAAAATTGGTCATAAAATAGATGAATTATACTATGATGTAAAGAGACCAAGAATTTTAGTAGAAAAACTAATGTTAGATGAAAATGGTAATATTCCAATGGACCTTAAATTTCATACGTTTGTAAATGGGGGAAAACCATCTTACATTATACAGGTTGATTTATCAAGATTTGAAGATCATAGTAGAGATTGGTATGGTGAAAATTGGGAGCTTTTAGACTTGAAGCAAACTTACAAAAGGTCTAATGAAATTTTATCGGAACCTAAAAAATTTAATCAGATGAAAGAAATAGCTCATAAATTAGTTAAAAATTTTAATTACTGCAGAGTAGATTTATATAATTTAGATGGAGAAATTTATTTTGGAGAATTAACTTTTTGCCATGGAAGTGGATGGGAAAAAATAGAACCTCGAGAATGGGATTATAAAATGGGAGAAATGTGGTATGAAGATAGATAA
- a CDS encoding EpsG family protein — MKIDNNFILYLVIFLVFYMFTVFKERYPIKISILKFFNFLILILLFGFTHEMGTDNTLYERHYYSANYQDLFNLGRSGLGLKILNLLANSLKIEYELFKAFTTTSILILFFKSFNFFFKKQYFYAVFMFLGIGMTQLTQNIIKQGIAASILALSMIYILKKKPKKYIGLICLASVFHNTVILFLPFYKILKNPLKLKTKKKLFVFSLVVGLFLGNVFLTKVISYLPESDYYMMYLRQDELLGIKFNILNFIEYYVPFIVVILNRKKFNRLDKFIFEYYFYLILLTNLLLNYKYIFVRITPYFVIPIIWSYIFITFKSIKMKKVCKLIMIMFIFVIYALRTINNSALEYSNYILEVLF, encoded by the coding sequence ATGAAGATAGATAATAATTTCATACTATATTTAGTCATATTTTTAGTCTTCTATATGTTCACAGTTTTTAAAGAAAGATATCCAATAAAAATATCAATATTAAAATTTTTTAATTTTCTTATTTTAATTCTTTTATTTGGTTTTACACATGAGATGGGAACAGATAATACATTGTATGAAAGACATTATTATTCTGCTAATTATCAGGATTTATTTAACTTAGGAAGATCAGGTTTAGGGTTAAAAATTTTAAATTTATTAGCAAACTCGTTAAAAATAGAATATGAGTTATTTAAAGCATTTACGACGACATCAATACTAATATTATTTTTTAAAAGTTTTAATTTTTTTTTCAAAAAACAATATTTTTATGCTGTTTTTATGTTTTTGGGTATAGGTATGACGCAATTAACACAAAACATAATAAAGCAAGGAATTGCGGCAAGTATATTAGCACTTTCAATGATATATATTTTAAAGAAAAAGCCCAAAAAATATATTGGATTAATTTGTCTTGCCAGTGTATTTCATAATACGGTTATTTTATTTCTTCCTTTTTATAAAATTTTGAAAAATCCATTAAAACTAAAAACAAAAAAAAAGTTATTTGTTTTTAGTTTAGTGGTAGGTCTGTTTTTAGGAAATGTATTTCTAACTAAAGTTATAAGTTATCTACCTGAAAGTGACTATTATATGATGTATCTTAGACAAGATGAACTATTAGGAATAAAGTTTAATATCCTAAATTTTATTGAATATTATGTACCATTCATTGTAGTTATTTTAAATAGGAAAAAATTTAATAGGCTGGATAAATTTATTTTTGAATATTATTTTTATTTGATATTATTAACTAATTTATTATTAAACTACAAGTATATTTTTGTTAGAATAACACCTTATTTTGTAATTCCAATTATATGGAGTTATATATTTATAACGTTTAAAAGTATCAAAATGAAGAAAGTTTGTAAGTTAATAATGATAATGTTTATATTTGTTATTTATGCATTGAGAACTATAAATAATAGTGCACTAGAATATTCTAATTATATATTAGAAGTTTTATTTTAA